The Lacipirellulaceae bacterium genome contains a region encoding:
- a CDS encoding CvpA family protein yields MQTYDILMLVVLGAATLFGFWKGLAWQIASVASLVVSYFAALKFADQLAPKISQHAPWNKFLAMLIIYAATSFVIWMLFRMVAGAIDRVQLREFDRQMGALVGFGKGILFCIAITFFAVTLLSEEQKQRIIASKSGVMIVKFLDKADSIVPPEIHDIVGPTIARVEQRLDPNYQSPHAGELEAVGRLWQATQQQRNQQQGSSNWPPSQPPSNYQPSGNQPAANPWQTQPQQPPPSSDNRTRAWPASTSGS; encoded by the coding sequence ATGCAAACCTACGACATCCTGATGCTGGTCGTCCTCGGAGCCGCCACGCTGTTCGGTTTCTGGAAAGGCCTCGCCTGGCAAATTGCCTCGGTCGCTTCATTGGTGGTGAGCTACTTCGCGGCACTTAAATTTGCTGATCAATTGGCCCCTAAAATCAGCCAACATGCTCCCTGGAACAAGTTCCTGGCGATGCTGATCATCTACGCGGCAACGTCCTTTGTGATCTGGATGTTATTCCGCATGGTCGCCGGGGCGATCGACCGGGTGCAACTCCGAGAATTCGACCGCCAGATGGGGGCTCTTGTCGGCTTCGGCAAGGGGATCCTGTTCTGCATCGCGATCACCTTCTTCGCCGTCACCCTACTCAGCGAGGAGCAAAAGCAGCGGATCATCGCCAGTAAATCGGGCGTGATGATCGTGAAATTTCTGGACAAAGCCGATTCCATCGTCCCGCCGGAGATCCACGATATCGTCGGTCCAACCATCGCGCGGGTGGAACAGCGGCTCGACCCGAATTACCAGTCTCCGCACGCCGGAGAGTTAGAAGCGGTCGGCAGGCTATGGCAAGCCACCCAACAACAACGCAACCAGCAGCAGGGCAGCAGCAACTGGCCACCCAGCCAGCCGCCAAGCAACTATCAACCGTCGGGCAATCAGCCCGCCGCAAATCCATGGCAAACCCAGCCGCAACAACCACCGCCGTCGAGCGACAATCGAACCCGCGCATGGCCCGCATCGACTAGCGGAAGTTGA
- a CDS encoding acetyl-CoA carboxylase carboxyltransferase subunit alpha, with product MSTTALSLPFEKRITEIEDKIRKLEAMDPKTAEVREQIRAQRKTLNETVKDIYSGLDPWETVRVARHPDRPQLTDYIEMVFDEFVELHGDKFYGDDRALRTGFAKLDGIKLMLVGHQKGKTTKERTECFFGCAHPEGYRKAMEKMELAAKYGLPIVTMIDTPGAYPGIGAEERGQAQVIAESMLAMSQLPVPIICIVIGEGGSGGALGIGVGDRIAVLEYAYYSVISPEGCAGILWKSHDYAPQAAGALKITSNHLRELGIVDDVIEEPLGAAHRDPYQMASRMKMYLLKTLRELQELPTQELLDGRYEKYRQMGQFLEESLEASEG from the coding sequence ATGTCAACAACTGCTTTAAGTCTACCGTTTGAAAAACGCATCACCGAAATCGAAGACAAGATCCGCAAGCTTGAAGCGATGGATCCCAAGACGGCGGAGGTGCGCGAGCAGATCCGTGCGCAGCGGAAGACGCTCAACGAAACCGTGAAGGACATCTACAGCGGGCTCGACCCTTGGGAGACGGTCCGCGTCGCGCGGCATCCGGATCGGCCGCAGCTTACCGATTACATCGAGATGGTCTTTGACGAGTTTGTCGAGCTCCACGGCGATAAGTTTTATGGCGACGATCGAGCGCTGCGGACCGGTTTTGCGAAGCTTGATGGCATCAAGCTAATGCTCGTCGGGCATCAAAAAGGGAAGACGACCAAGGAACGGACCGAGTGTTTCTTTGGCTGTGCGCACCCTGAAGGCTATCGCAAGGCGATGGAGAAAATGGAGCTGGCCGCGAAGTACGGGCTGCCAATCGTCACGATGATTGATACGCCGGGCGCTTACCCAGGAATTGGCGCCGAGGAACGGGGCCAAGCCCAGGTGATTGCGGAGAGCATGCTCGCGATGTCGCAACTTCCCGTACCGATCATTTGCATCGTGATTGGCGAAGGAGGCTCCGGCGGCGCGCTGGGCATCGGCGTTGGCGACCGGATTGCCGTGCTGGAGTACGCTTATTACTCCGTGATTAGTCCTGAGGGTTGTGCCGGCATTCTGTGGAAGAGCCACGACTACGCGCCGCAGGCGGCTGGGGCTTTGAAGATCACCTCAAATCATCTTCGTGAGCTTGGCATCGTCGACGACGTGATCGAAGAGCCGCTCGGCGCGGCCCACCGCGATCCGTATCAAATGGCCAGCCGGATGAAGATGTATCTCTTGAAAACGCTCCGCGAACTCCAGGAGCTGCCGACCCAGGAACTGCTTGATGGCCGGTATGAAAAGTACCGCCAGATGGGACAGTTTTTGGAAGAGTCGCTGGAGGCTTCTGAGGGTTGA
- a CDS encoding serine/threonine-protein kinase: MSSGREFVGPYRMYHLIRAGALFEIWAVRPVAENRQFAMKWLPPGDRHTKGPAAELKHEFNVGKQLDHPGIIKTHDFGTSKKDGTYLVMELFKTPNVKQQIQGGLENLHWRLEAILDNAAAALDAMHESGWVHRDIKPDNYLVNEENEVRLIDFNLAMKIPKGLGKMFGGKSTVQGTYSYMAPEQIRGKLCDERTDVYSFGVMVYEMMSGKMPFTATSPQELLNKHLNSKPSDLTMLQKNIQPEFAQLVHRMLAKKPEDRPEDLKLFRRELKAGRCFHIKPKKPVPEEESDDLNSSER, from the coding sequence ATGTCTTCCGGACGCGAATTTGTTGGCCCGTACCGCATGTACCATCTCATCAGGGCGGGGGCCTTGTTTGAGATTTGGGCGGTGCGTCCCGTGGCGGAGAATCGTCAGTTTGCCATGAAGTGGTTGCCACCGGGGGATCGGCATACGAAGGGCCCCGCGGCAGAGCTTAAGCATGAGTTCAACGTAGGCAAGCAGCTCGACCACCCGGGCATCATCAAGACCCACGACTTCGGCACTTCGAAAAAGGACGGCACCTACTTGGTGATGGAGCTGTTCAAAACGCCCAACGTCAAACAGCAGATTCAAGGTGGCCTTGAGAATCTTCACTGGAGACTGGAAGCGATTCTCGATAACGCTGCCGCGGCACTCGATGCGATGCACGAGTCAGGGTGGGTGCACCGCGATATCAAGCCGGATAATTACCTCGTCAACGAAGAGAACGAAGTCCGGCTGATCGACTTCAACCTGGCAATGAAGATCCCTAAGGGCCTGGGTAAGATGTTCGGCGGCAAGTCGACCGTGCAGGGCACCTACAGCTACATGGCCCCGGAACAAATCCGCGGAAAGCTGTGCGACGAACGGACGGACGTCTACAGCTTTGGCGTGATGGTCTACGAAATGATGAGCGGGAAAATGCCGTTCACAGCAACGAGCCCGCAAGAGTTACTTAACAAACATTTGAATAGCAAACCGAGTGACTTGACGATGCTGCAAAAGAACATCCAGCCGGAGTTTGCTCAGCTCGTGCATCGGATGCTCGCCAAGAAGCCCGAGGACCGACCCGAAGATCTGAAACTCTTCCGCCGGGAATTGAAAGCGGGGCGATGTTTCCACATCAAACCGAAGAAGCCGGTGCCGGAAGAAGAGTCCGATGATCTAAACAGCAGCGAACGTTAG
- the dtd gene encoding D-aminoacyl-tRNA deacylase: MRAVIQRVSRASVTVEGELTGQIQRGLLVLLGVAPDDDEAKARWLVDKITGLRIFPDEEGKMNRSLADIQGSLLVVSQFTLYGDCRKGRRPSFVDAAPPELAEQLYEKFVEIAQGQGTHVETGRFRADMQVELINDGPVTLILEA, from the coding sequence ATGCGAGCCGTCATCCAACGCGTCAGCCGAGCAAGCGTCACCGTCGAGGGTGAACTCACGGGCCAAATCCAACGCGGCCTGCTCGTTCTCTTGGGCGTGGCCCCGGACGATGACGAGGCGAAAGCGCGTTGGCTCGTTGACAAGATCACCGGCCTACGAATCTTTCCCGACGAAGAAGGAAAGATGAACCGCTCGCTCGCCGACATCCAGGGTTCTCTCTTAGTCGTCAGCCAATTCACCCTCTACGGCGACTGCCGCAAGGGCCGCCGCCCCAGCTTCGTCGATGCCGCTCCACCTGAGCTAGCGGAACAACTTTACGAGAAGTTTGTCGAGATCGCACAAGGGCAGGGCACCCACGTCGAAACGGGCCGCTTCCGAGCCGACATGCAAGTCGAATTGATTAACGACGGGCCAGTGACGCTTATTCTCGAAGCCTAG
- a CDS encoding alpha/beta fold hydrolase has product MSHSSIDWSFEPTKLLPGGHLQTVIGINWPHDYAPHAAKLHTVPTVDPVGRFDDEQIALHEDRPDNWESGEPIVLLIHGLAGCHESTYMRRTAEKLADRGYNTFRMDMRGCGAGEGIARLPAHCGRGEDVRAALEYLAEIYPESPVQVVGFSLGGTITLNMLGDHAMNGFAGQPIGNYQRGLAVCPPIDLFNVERRFDALGGRAYDRFFVKLLWKQIEKRWHLFPEEAPQPFPRRPRRLRTIDEMVVAPGGGFENADAYYAATQPGPKLKAIDQPITIIAAADDPVVPTKPLLDYEKSDAIETIVIPKGGHLGFVAKKGRDPDRRWLDWRIVDWVEAGKFVVPPSGGNQSQRNQSEKAAASV; this is encoded by the coding sequence ATGAGCCATTCTTCAATCGATTGGAGCTTCGAGCCCACCAAGCTGCTCCCGGGTGGGCATTTGCAGACGGTGATCGGCATCAACTGGCCGCACGACTATGCCCCCCACGCGGCAAAGCTTCACACCGTGCCGACGGTTGATCCGGTGGGCCGCTTCGACGACGAGCAGATCGCCCTGCACGAAGACCGTCCGGACAACTGGGAATCAGGCGAACCGATCGTTCTCCTCATACATGGCTTAGCCGGCTGCCACGAAAGCACCTACATGCGGCGCACGGCTGAGAAGCTGGCCGATCGGGGCTACAACACCTTCCGCATGGACATGCGAGGCTGCGGGGCAGGGGAGGGCATCGCCCGTTTGCCTGCCCATTGTGGCCGCGGCGAAGATGTCCGTGCCGCGCTGGAATACCTTGCGGAAATCTATCCCGAGTCGCCCGTGCAGGTCGTTGGGTTTTCGCTCGGCGGAACGATCACGCTGAACATGCTGGGCGACCATGCCATGAACGGCTTCGCGGGTCAGCCCATCGGCAACTACCAAAGGGGCTTGGCCGTTTGCCCTCCAATCGATCTGTTCAATGTTGAACGACGTTTCGATGCGCTGGGAGGTCGAGCTTATGATCGTTTCTTCGTGAAGCTTCTTTGGAAGCAAATCGAAAAGCGTTGGCATCTGTTCCCCGAAGAAGCTCCCCAACCCTTTCCGCGACGTCCGCGTCGTTTACGCACGATCGACGAAATGGTCGTCGCCCCCGGCGGCGGCTTCGAAAACGCCGACGCCTACTACGCGGCAACCCAACCCGGCCCGAAGCTCAAAGCGATTGACCAGCCGATCACCATCATCGCCGCCGCCGACGATCCGGTTGTCCCCACGAAGCCACTCTTGGATTACGAGAAAAGCGACGCGATCGAAACGATCGTCATCCCCAAGGGTGGGCATTTAGGTTTCGTTGCAAAAAAGGGCCGCGATCCTGACCGCCGTTGGCTCGACTGGCGGATTGTCGATTGGGTTGAGGCTGGCAAGTTTGTAGTTCCGCCTTCAGGCGGCAACCAGAGCCAACGCAATCAGTCCGAGAAAGCCGCAGCAAGCGTTTAG
- the pdxA gene encoding 4-hydroxythreonine-4-phosphate dehydrogenase PdxA: MVSVDTKPLLAITMGDPGGVGPEVIVRAWADAKVHETARLVVLGHPEIMRRAVEHVGCELSVVEVDSTAALASAVTDMDDLTHLPCLDVGDDAVLDSPTGVVDARAGEAAYQAVVRAARGSLAGEFDGLVTAPLSKAGLHAAGHWYPGHTELLAELCGVDDFAMMLYLPPDELTKQGKVSRAGLGVVHTTLHCALRDVFDQLTPELIAAKCQLASAVFQQGFGIERPRIGVLALNPHAGESGLFGDEESTVITPGVVLAQAAGIDAQGPYPADTLLIRATEGEFDGVVAMYHDQGHIALKLLGMHRAVNITLGLPIVRTSVAHGTAYDKAWSSTPAESTGMVAAIKAAAELSRRGFRVEAAHQSQPEA, encoded by the coding sequence ATGGTTAGCGTTGACACCAAACCGCTGCTGGCCATTACGATGGGCGACCCCGGTGGGGTGGGTCCTGAGGTGATCGTGCGAGCTTGGGCCGATGCCAAAGTGCATGAAACGGCACGGCTGGTGGTGTTGGGGCATCCGGAGATCATGCGGCGGGCGGTTGAGCATGTGGGCTGTGAACTAAGTGTCGTTGAAGTGGATTCAACCGCAGCTCTAGCATCAGCCGTCACGGACATGGACGATCTGACTCATCTGCCTTGCCTTGATGTGGGCGATGATGCTGTCCTGGATTCACCGACTGGAGTCGTTGATGCGCGGGCGGGCGAGGCGGCTTATCAGGCGGTTGTGCGGGCGGCACGAGGCTCGCTGGCCGGGGAGTTCGACGGGCTGGTGACCGCACCACTGAGCAAGGCCGGGCTGCACGCGGCGGGGCATTGGTACCCAGGGCATACCGAGTTGCTCGCTGAACTCTGCGGCGTCGACGACTTTGCCATGATGCTCTACCTGCCGCCAGACGAACTTACGAAGCAAGGCAAAGTTTCGAGAGCCGGCTTAGGGGTCGTTCACACGACGTTGCACTGCGCTTTGCGCGATGTATTCGATCAACTCACGCCCGAACTGATTGCCGCGAAGTGCCAATTAGCCAGCGCCGTTTTTCAACAAGGCTTTGGGATTGAGCGACCGCGGATTGGCGTACTCGCTCTCAATCCGCACGCCGGCGAATCGGGTCTGTTTGGCGATGAAGAATCGACGGTCATCACGCCGGGTGTGGTACTCGCTCAAGCAGCGGGCATCGATGCTCAAGGCCCCTACCCTGCCGACACGCTGTTGATTCGCGCCACCGAGGGCGAGTTCGATGGCGTTGTGGCGATGTATCACGATCAGGGCCACATCGCGTTGAAGCTGCTAGGCATGCATCGCGCGGTGAACATCACGCTCGGGTTGCCGATCGTTCGGACGAGCGTCGCCCACGGCACGGCGTACGACAAGGCGTGGTCTTCAACTCCGGCAGAGTCGACGGGCATGGTCGCGGCGATCAAGGCTGCGGCGGAACTGTCGCGGCGGGGGTTTCGGGTGGAAGCGGCCCATCAATCGCAACCCGAAGCGTAA
- a CDS encoding metal-dependent hydrolase yields the protein MANFRTHVTVSTVLGIGYTGVGALKGLPVESALVAGGLCGVAGMLPDIDSDSGIPLRETMGFSAAVVPMLMMDRFQDLGLNYEQIVLAGGMTYLFVRFALTRLIARYTVHRGMWHSIPAVLIFTGIAFLVSGSENLQLRYFKAGGVMIGSLSHLLMDELNSIEWSRGRWRFKKSFGTALKLWGKDWWANFSTYGKLALVGVLILSEPAIMEEYGNLSPVVVDHRAWRDQLRGDPNAGEAIVINGLPTTPTDKPYERPVDENGDPIPLSEQPPEIRRDRTIYDTAKRVFKRWFD from the coding sequence ATGGCCAACTTTCGCACTCACGTGACCGTCAGTACCGTGCTCGGCATCGGCTACACGGGTGTCGGTGCGCTGAAAGGTTTGCCTGTCGAGTCCGCACTCGTGGCAGGTGGTTTGTGTGGCGTGGCGGGGATGCTTCCCGACATTGATAGCGACTCGGGCATTCCGCTCCGCGAGACGATGGGCTTCTCCGCCGCCGTCGTTCCAATGCTCATGATGGATCGGTTTCAAGACCTGGGCCTCAACTACGAACAAATCGTGCTGGCCGGCGGCATGACCTATCTGTTTGTGCGCTTCGCGTTAACGCGTTTGATTGCGCGCTATACGGTTCACCGGGGCATGTGGCACAGCATTCCAGCCGTGCTTATTTTCACGGGGATTGCGTTTCTTGTTTCTGGCTCCGAAAACTTGCAACTGCGCTACTTCAAAGCGGGTGGAGTTATGATTGGCTCGCTCTCGCACCTGCTGATGGATGAGTTAAACTCCATCGAGTGGTCGCGCGGCAGGTGGCGATTCAAGAAGTCTTTCGGCACGGCGCTCAAACTGTGGGGCAAAGATTGGTGGGCGAATTTTTCCACCTATGGTAAACTCGCCCTAGTAGGCGTGCTGATTTTGAGCGAGCCGGCGATTATGGAAGAGTACGGAAATCTCTCACCCGTGGTCGTGGATCATCGCGCTTGGCGTGATCAACTCCGCGGCGATCCCAACGCGGGTGAAGCGATTGTCATCAATGGCTTGCCAACGACACCAACTGATAAGCCCTACGAAAGACCTGTCGACGAGAACGGCGATCCGATCCCGCTCTCTGAGCAGCCGCCCGAGATCCGGCGCGACCGGACGATCTACGACACGGCAAAACGTGTGTTCAAGCGGTGGTTTGATTAA
- a CDS encoding ZIP family metal transporter, with translation MTDPLIPLTYYCTAILFASIAGGLIPQWIRLTHTRMQIAVSLVAGVMLGVGLLHMLPHALEELDGVAGSRQTIVLWVLGGWLTMFFIERFFCFHHHDVESDAEGELHEHDDHPHCTTHDHHGHDLTWSGAALGLTLHSVIAGVALAASVFHKHDDFALAGLGTFLVILLHKPFDSMTIAMLMSKGGWSKGAQSLVNGLFSLAIPVGVALFYFGLAGGDESAVYGASVGENSIGTNSSPALAYALAFSAGTFLCISMSDLLPELQFHDHDRGKLSAALLVGLALAMGIGKLEELVHRHDAEASENAMDHQSSQYLDV, from the coding sequence ATGACCGATCCACTCATTCCCCTCACCTACTACTGCACGGCGATTCTGTTCGCTTCGATCGCTGGTGGACTGATTCCGCAGTGGATTCGGCTGACCCACACGAGGATGCAGATCGCAGTAAGTCTGGTCGCAGGCGTGATGTTGGGCGTGGGCCTCTTGCATATGCTGCCTCACGCGTTGGAAGAACTTGACGGCGTGGCGGGCTCAAGGCAGACGATTGTCCTTTGGGTGCTGGGTGGCTGGTTGACGATGTTTTTCATCGAGCGGTTTTTCTGCTTTCATCATCACGATGTTGAGAGTGATGCCGAAGGAGAACTGCACGAACACGATGATCATCCCCATTGCACCACGCACGACCATCACGGGCACGATCTAACCTGGAGCGGTGCCGCCCTGGGCCTGACACTGCATAGCGTGATCGCCGGTGTCGCTTTGGCGGCGAGTGTTTTCCATAAGCACGACGACTTTGCCCTGGCTGGGCTGGGGACCTTCCTTGTCATCCTGCTGCACAAGCCGTTCGACTCGATGACAATTGCGATGCTGATGAGCAAAGGGGGTTGGTCGAAAGGGGCTCAGTCACTTGTAAATGGGTTATTCTCGCTGGCGATTCCCGTGGGCGTCGCGCTGTTTTATTTCGGGCTTGCCGGCGGCGACGAATCTGCTGTCTACGGGGCAAGCGTTGGGGAGAATTCGATAGGAACTAATAGCTCCCCTGCCCTGGCGTACGCGTTGGCTTTTTCCGCGGGGACTTTCTTGTGTATCTCCATGAGCGACCTGCTCCCCGAGTTGCAATTCCACGACCACGACCGCGGGAAGCTCTCCGCGGCGCTGTTGGTCGGGCTAGCGCTGGCGATGGGGATTGGGAAGCTTGAGGAGCTGGTGCATCGGCACGATGCAGAGGCTTCTGAGAACGCTATGGACCATCAATCTTCGCAATACCTTGATGTGTAA
- a CDS encoding type II toxin-antitoxin system RelE/ParE family toxin, with protein sequence MKFKVIIQDRAFEDLERCYQFLAETRTEHDAVDWYEKTIGKIYRLDRNALKWGAIAESQLASLKLREMRFDWNHLPYRVFYSVNENVVRVLAIRSAYESSLEPEDLG encoded by the coding sequence ATGAAGTTCAAGGTCATTATTCAAGATCGAGCCTTCGAGGATCTCGAACGCTGCTACCAGTTTCTAGCCGAGACACGAACTGAGCATGACGCGGTCGATTGGTATGAGAAGACAATTGGCAAGATTTATCGTCTCGATCGCAATGCTTTGAAATGGGGAGCTATTGCCGAATCGCAACTCGCTTCATTGAAGCTGCGTGAAATGCGGTTCGATTGGAATCATCTGCCCTACCGGGTGTTCTATTCGGTCAATGAGAACGTGGTCCGAGTGCTGGCCATTCGCAGTGCTTACGAGAGTAGCCTCGAGCCAGAGGATTTAGGTTGA